The genomic segment TCCACACGGCGGCCACCGGCATGGACGCGCTCACGCACGCCATTGAAGCCTACACCGCGCGCAACAGTTCGCCGCTCGGAGCGGCCACCGCCATTCGCGCGATCAAAATGATCTCGGAGAATCTGATCACCGCCGTGAAGGAACCCAACGACGGCAAGGCGCGCCACAACATGATGTACGCCGCCATGCTTGCCGGCATTGCGTTCTCACAGGACGGTCTGGGAACCGTGCACGCCACGGCGCATCAGCTCTCCACCGAGTTCGGATTCGCCCACGGCATGGCCAATGCCATCATGCTGGTGCCGGTGATGAAGTTCAATCTCGACAAGGTCGCGTCCAAGTATGCCGAGGTCGCGGTCGCCCTGGGCGCCAACCCCGGGCAGAGCGAGAGCGCGCTGGCCGAGGAAGCGATCAAGCGCGTCGAGCAGCTTCGCGCCGACTCGGGCCTTCCCGGCCTGATTCGTGAGGGCAAGGGCGCCAAGGCCGCCGACCTCAAGAAGCTTGCCGCGCAGGCCATGAACGACATGTGCCACTTCACCAACCCCAAGCAGTGCAACCCGCAGGTGATGCACGACCTCTTCGCGGAGGCCGGCGCCGACGCGGCGTAGTTCGAAATACGCGCACAAAGAAAAGGGCGCAGCCAATGGCTGCGCCCTTTTGTTACGGACTCGTTTGATTCGGCGCTTAGCTGGCCGAGCCCTTCGCGAATGCAAAGTGCACGCGGCGGTTCTTCGCCCAGGCCGCTTCGTTGCTGCGCGCGTCGACCGGATATGCCTCGCCGAAGCTCACGGTGTCGATGCGGCTCGAGGAAATCCCCTTCTGCAGCAGGTAGCGCTTGGCCGACTCGGCGCGGCGCTGTCCAAGGCCCAGGTTGTATTCCTCGGTGCCGCGCTCGTCGCAGTGGCCTTCGAGGGTCACGATCCACGAACCGTTCTTGGAGAGCAGCGCGGCGACTTCATCAAGTGTGGCGCGCGCGCTGGAGTCTAGCGTCGAGCTGTCGAACGCAAACAGCGCGGCGGGAACAAGCAGGCCGCTCTCGCTGCCTTCGGAACCGGCCGAGGCTTCCATGGCGGAGTCGTTGGCACTCAGGACGTCCTTGCGAACGCGGCCCTGCGAGTCGACGGTGCTCATGTTGCCCATCGGGATGTCTTCTTCGCCCAGATCGGCGGCGGCAGTGTCCGCGCCGCCCGCGCCGGCTTCTGCGCTGCTCTCGGCAGCAGCGGCCTCGGCGGCAGCTTCATCTTCGGGTGCCTTCTTGTCAGCACAACCGCTCACGAGGATGGTTGAGGTCACAACAGCAAAAACACCAAGCGTGGTCACAATCTTTCGAATCATCGAATGGCTCCTTCTTCTTCCCGGCGCCGGTATGGCGCCCGCCAATGCCAAAACAAATACTACCTCTCCCGAGGGGCCCAAACCGGATGGGTTTCGTTGGATCCTGAGCTGGTCAGGCGATGAACGAAGTGGCCCCCGGCGCCCATCAGATAGAGGTCGTAGTTCCCTCTTCGATTGGAGCTGAAAACGAGATAGTCCCCGTTGGGGCTCCAGGATGGGTCTTCATTGCTCCTGGCACCGCTGGTCAGTTGTATCTCATTGGCGCCTTCAGTGTCAATTACGTAGAGGTTCAGCTCGCCCTCCTCGCGCCGTACAAAGGCGATTTCAGTCCCTTTTGGTGACCACGATGGCGAGGTGTTGTAACGACCTTGAAACGTCAGGCGCCGCGGCGTCCCGTCGTTGATGCCCACAACATATATGTGGGGCGCGCCCGAGCGATCCGAGACATAGGCGATCTGCTTTCCGTCGGGCGACCAGCTCGGCGTGACGGAGATGCCGTAACCCTCGTTGAGCGCCCGGGATGTCCCGCTTTCCTTGTCGTGCAGGATGATGTGCGTGTTTCCGCTGCCGTCGTCCTGCACCAGTGCCACGTAGCGGCCGTCGGGGGATTCCACCGCGCCCAGATTGAGCGATCCCTTCATCCAGAACGGCGTGAGCCGCCCGGTCAGCATTTCGTAGAAATAGATGTGCGGTTTTCCGCGACGGATGTAGGAGGTGAAGTACATCCCCTCCCCGTCGCGGCTGTAGTGGGGCGAGAGGTTGATCGAACCATTGTCGGTGATCTTGCGAACATCGGTGGCATCGATCTTCATCTCGTAGATTTCTTTGGTACCGCTCGTGTCCGAAACGAATGCAATGCGCCCGAAGGAGATTCCCTCGGCGCCGGTGAGTTCCTGCACCATCACGTCGGCAAAGCGATCGGCCATCAAATAGAGCTGTTCCTGCGTGCCGCGAAAGCGCTTGCCCTTGCGGAACTTCTTGAGTCCGACATCATAGAGGCGTAGCTCGACCACCCAGGTATCGTCCTGACGACCGACCACACCTTTGGCGAGCGCGTCGGCGTTAATGATCGACCAGTTAGAGAACACCTGCTCGTGGGGAAGCACGCCCACTTCCTCGACGTTTTCGATGTAGGCCTTGGGGTCGATCACCTCGAGCACGCCCG from the Chrysiogenia bacterium genome contains:
- a CDS encoding PD40 domain-containing protein encodes the protein MFKRFAIVLLMLAAVTAQAGLAHASEPILNVYRTGVRKLRVAIPSFVSMTKDEETREFEGKLAARLRKSVARSGVLEVIDPKAYIENVEEVGVLPHEQVFSNWSIINADALAKGVVGRQDDTWVVELRLYDVGLKKFRKGKRFRGTQEQLYLMADRFADVMVQELTGAEGISFGRIAFVSDTSGTKEIYEMKIDATDVRKITDNGSINLSPHYSRDGEGMYFTSYIRRGKPHIYFYEMLTGRLTPFWMKGSLNLGAVESPDGRYVALVQDDGSGNTHIILHDKESGTSRALNEGYGISVTPSWSPDGKQIAYVSDRSGAPHIYVVGINDGTPRRLTFQGRYNTSPSWSPKGTEIAFVRREEGELNLYVIDTEGANEIQLTSGARSNEDPSWSPNGDYLVFSSNRRGNYDLYLMGAGGHFVHRLTSSGSNETHPVWAPRER
- a CDS encoding OmpA family protein → MGNMSTVDSQGRVRKDVLSANDSAMEASAGSEGSESGLLVPAALFAFDSSTLDSSARATLDEVAALLSKNGSWIVTLEGHCDERGTEEYNLGLGQRRAESAKRYLLQKGISSSRIDTVSFGEAYPVDARSNEAAWAKNRRVHFAFAKGSAS
- a CDS encoding iron-containing alcohol dehydrogenase; translation: MALNNHTLPSRVMVGDGASKSVGTEAKKMGATKVLLVSDKGVEGAGLVGPIKEAFEKAGLGCEVYLDVEPNPTDEQVRGADKTYKDGGCDFVVALGGGSVMDVAKAVRILAKHPGDILDFDFTKGGMGKITANQPPLICMSTTSGTGSEVSVGAIVTDTTNHTKRTIVSPFIVPTMALDDPLLTHGLPPFHTAATGMDALTHAIEAYTARNSSPLGAATAIRAIKMISENLITAVKEPNDGKARHNMMYAAMLAGIAFSQDGLGTVHATAHQLSTEFGFAHGMANAIMLVPVMKFNLDKVASKYAEVAVALGANPGQSESALAEEAIKRVEQLRADSGLPGLIREGKGAKAADLKKLAAQAMNDMCHFTNPKQCNPQVMHDLFAEAGADAA